One genomic segment of Pseudomonas fortuita includes these proteins:
- a CDS encoding glutathione S-transferase family protein, whose product MGLLIDGRWHDQWYENGKDGTFKRENAQRRNQLPAPEAGRYHLYVSLACPWAHRTLILRALKGLEPLIDVSVVSWLMQDHGWTFDQQQGSSGDPLDGLQYLHQRYTQDDPHYTGRVTVPVLWDKKEKRIVNNESSEIIRIFNSAFNELTGNTLDLYPEALRPTIEALNERIYPAVNNGVYRAGFATTQDAYEAAFDDVFNELDYLEDVLSRNRYLAGEYLTEADVRLFTTLVRFDAVYHGHFKCNLRRLSDYHNLSNWLRELYQWPGVAGTVDMEHIQKHYYMSHKTINPTGIVPKGPLQDFGLPHDREKLVGKGIWQA is encoded by the coding sequence ATGGGCCTTTTGATCGACGGCCGCTGGCACGACCAGTGGTATGAAAACGGCAAGGACGGCACGTTCAAACGCGAAAACGCCCAACGCCGCAATCAACTGCCGGCTCCCGAAGCCGGCCGGTACCACCTGTACGTCTCGCTGGCCTGCCCATGGGCCCACCGCACCCTGATCTTGCGCGCCCTCAAAGGCCTTGAGCCATTGATCGATGTATCGGTGGTCAGCTGGCTGATGCAAGACCATGGCTGGACCTTCGACCAGCAGCAAGGCTCCAGCGGTGACCCCCTCGATGGCCTGCAGTACCTGCACCAGCGCTATACCCAGGATGACCCACACTACACCGGCCGCGTGACTGTGCCGGTACTGTGGGACAAGAAAGAGAAACGCATCGTCAACAATGAATCGTCGGAGATCATCCGCATCTTCAACAGCGCGTTCAACGAATTGACCGGCAATACCCTGGACCTCTACCCCGAGGCACTGCGCCCGACCATCGAAGCACTGAACGAGCGCATCTACCCAGCGGTGAACAACGGCGTATACCGCGCAGGCTTTGCCACCACGCAGGACGCCTACGAGGCTGCTTTCGACGACGTGTTCAACGAGCTGGATTATCTGGAAGACGTGCTGAGCCGCAACCGTTACCTGGCCGGTGAGTACCTGACCGAGGCCGATGTACGCCTGTTTACCACGCTGGTGCGCTTCGACGCGGTGTACCACGGGCACTTCAAGTGCAACCTGCGCCGCCTCAGCGACTACCACAACCTGTCAAACTGGCTGCGTGAGCTGTACCAGTGGCCAGGGGTGGCGGGCACGGTGGATATGGAGCATATCCAGAAGCACTATTACATGAGCCACAAGACCATCAACCCGACCGGGATCGTGCCTAAAGGGCCTTTGCAGGACTTTGGCTTGCCGCATGATCGGGAGAAGTTGGTAGGGAAAGGGATCTGGCAGGCTTGA
- the cysG gene encoding siroheme synthase CysG — protein MDYLPLFHKLQGGRVLVVGGGEIALRKARLLADAGSVLRVVAPDVDGQLAALAREGGGEVLVRGYQAADLVGCRLVIAATDDPGLNAQVSADAQALSLPVNVVDAPALCTVIFPAIVDRSPLVIAVSSGGDAPVLARLIRAKLEAWIPAAYGELAGLAARFRHKVKALYPDVNQRRGFWETVFQGPIAERQLAGQGAEAERLLQAMVEGAPLQQGGEVYLVGAGPGDPDLLTFRALRLMQQADVVLYDRLVAPAIIEMCRRDAERIYVGKRRADHSVPQDQINRLLVDLAQQGKRVLRLKGGDPFIFGRGGEEIEELAEHGIPFQVVPGITAASGCSAYGGIPLTHRDYAQSVRFVTGHLKDGTSNLPWNDLVAPSQTLVFYMGLVGLPTICAELIRHGRAASTPAALVQQGTTRNQRVFTGTLADLPDLVARHEVHAPTLVIVGEVVQLRDKLAWFEGSQNS, from the coding sequence ATGGATTACCTGCCACTGTTCCACAAGCTGCAGGGCGGCCGCGTGCTGGTCGTCGGCGGTGGGGAGATCGCCTTGCGCAAGGCGCGCCTGCTGGCGGATGCCGGTAGCGTGCTGCGCGTGGTAGCGCCGGACGTCGACGGCCAGTTGGCCGCGTTGGCCCGCGAAGGTGGCGGTGAGGTGCTGGTGCGTGGCTATCAGGCAGCCGACCTGGTCGGTTGCCGGCTGGTGATCGCGGCTACCGACGACCCTGGGCTGAACGCTCAGGTGTCGGCCGATGCCCAGGCCCTCAGCCTGCCGGTCAACGTGGTGGATGCGCCGGCCCTGTGCACGGTGATCTTCCCGGCGATCGTCGACCGCTCACCGCTGGTGATTGCGGTATCCAGTGGCGGTGACGCCCCGGTCCTGGCGCGTCTGATTCGCGCCAAGCTGGAGGCGTGGATCCCCGCAGCCTATGGTGAGCTGGCCGGGCTGGCTGCGCGTTTCCGGCACAAGGTGAAAGCCTTGTACCCGGACGTCAACCAGCGTCGCGGCTTCTGGGAGACGGTGTTCCAGGGGCCGATTGCCGAGCGCCAGCTGGCCGGGCAGGGCGCTGAAGCCGAGCGCTTGTTGCAGGCGATGGTAGAAGGCGCGCCACTGCAGCAGGGCGGTGAGGTGTACCTGGTAGGGGCGGGCCCGGGTGATCCGGACCTGCTCACCTTCCGCGCTTTGCGCCTGATGCAGCAGGCCGACGTGGTGCTGTACGACCGCCTGGTGGCGCCTGCCATTATCGAGATGTGCCGGCGTGATGCCGAGCGGATCTACGTGGGCAAGCGCCGTGCTGACCACTCCGTGCCCCAGGACCAGATCAACCGCCTGCTGGTCGACCTGGCCCAGCAGGGCAAGCGCGTGTTGCGCCTGAAGGGTGGTGATCCGTTCATCTTCGGCCGGGGTGGCGAAGAGATCGAAGAGCTTGCCGAGCATGGCATTCCGTTCCAGGTGGTGCCGGGCATTACCGCGGCCAGTGGCTGCTCCGCGTATGGCGGGATTCCGCTGACTCACCGCGACTACGCCCAGTCGGTGCGCTTCGTCACCGGGCACCTGAAGGATGGCACCAGCAACCTGCCGTGGAATGACCTGGTGGCGCCGTCCCAGACCCTGGTGTTCTACATGGGATTGGTTGGTTTGCCGACCATCTGCGCCGAGCTGATTCGCCATGGGCGGGCGGCAAGTACCCCGGCGGCGTTGGTGCAGCAGGGGACTACGCGTAACCAGCGAGTGTTTACCGGTACCTTGGCGGACTTGCCAGACTTGGTGGCCCGGCATGAAGTGCATGCGCCGACCCTGGTGATTGTGGGGGAAGTGGTGCAGTTGCGTGACAAGCTGGCCTGGTTCGAAGGTTCGCAAAACAGCTGA